Proteins from one Chanodichthys erythropterus isolate Z2021 chromosome 15, ASM2448905v1, whole genome shotgun sequence genomic window:
- the cfap90 gene encoding cilia- and flagella-associated protein 90, producing the protein MDILSEAKSKPLSTLSVFSFIPPRRTEAKEMRYFNCSPKAPERSLYDCLHQSTEGYDNKLHRDDREHAKSRGLDIFSEESSRPTPVLSSSVYGQYSPLQYDSGRSFARVAHIRSDFYSKNGITWTVEEGYGSVTPV; encoded by the exons ATGGACATTTTATCCGAGGCAAAGTCTAAACCACTTTCCACTCTGTCAGTATTCAGCTTTATACCACCCAGAAGGACAGAGGCCAAAGAAATGCGTTATTTCAACTGCAGCCCCAAG GCCCCTGAGAGGTCTCTATATGACTGTTTACATCAGAGCACTGAGGGCTATGATAACAAACTCCACCGAGATGACAGAGAGCACGCCAAATCCCGGGGCCTGGACATCTTCAGTGAG GAATCATCTAGACCAACACCTGTTCTGTCCTCATCAGTGTATGGCCAATATTCTCCACTACAGTACGACTCAGGGAGGAGCTTCGCTCGTGTTGCTCACATTCGTTCTGATTTCTACAGCAAGAATGGAATCACCTGGACTGTGGAGGAAGGCTATGGATCTGTGACACCCGTCTAA